CACCTAAATCAGAAGGTACGGATGGTAATACACCTGCTAAATCAACGGTGTAATGGGTGTGATTAGAACACAAAGAGGCTACCACTTAGGTAGCCTCTTTTTTTATGTAATTTGCTAAAACGTATATCGACCTATATTAACCACAAACAAACCAAGAGTGGGCGGGAGCTGTAATATAGGCGCTGTCGTGCCACTCTAGTTTTTCCATAATTGGGGCGGTACGAATATCGCCTTTCATCTTCGCTGTCACTAAAACGCGCACTTTCCCAACATCAACACTTTCTACTGTGCCTAAAAAGGTGTGCCCAAGGGGGCTGTCATTCGCTTGATCGTATAAGCAAACTGTTTGGCCCGTTGAGTTGTAGATGTACAAACTCTCTTGATCCCACGTCTGATCACCGAGTGGCGCGGCAGGGGATTGATAGAGCTGCCCATAAGTATCATTCTTCGAAATTAATTGGCGCGTTGCAGTATAGGGTTGGTAGCCCAGTATCTTTGCTGATGCTCGCCATTCATCGGCGGCGGCATCTGTGTTTTCAATTACGCGCATTGTGATAAAAGGTCCATCAAGGCAAAGATCGGCCCAAAGTTCGGTACTGGATATTCGAGCGTAAAAAATGGGAGACTCCTCTGGTGTGTTGGCGTTGCTCACACACCATGTCCCTGTGCTTTGGTGGACTAATTTACCTTGGTTTGCATCGCAAGTGCGCTTGGCAAGTTGCTGATATTCAGCAATATCATTGATGGCAGTTTCTGGGCTGGTGGCACAATAACGGTAAGCAAAGGAATAGGTATCTTTCGGGTAGAACAATCCTTTATCAACGACAGCACCATTACGGCGAGTGTCATTCATATCAATGAAGGCGCGGGTTGACAGTAAAAATTGCATGTCGGGTGACTTAGAGACGAATAAGGGCGTTGAACTACAGGCTGTCAGCGTGAGAAGTAGTGTTGCAAATAACCATGTATATGTGTGTTGAAAGCGAGCCATAAACGCCTCTTTAACTAGCCTGAGTAGTTCAAGTGTAAAAGAGCGGAGCTAGGGCTGGATGTCTTAGAAATGAAACGATGGCGTTTCTATTAATTGAATGGCAAAGAAAAGTTAAAAACGTAGACCACAGGGTTATGGCCTACGTACTAATAAAGCTCGCTGTTAATTAGTTGCTAAGTGTGCCATCAAGCCACTCACTGAACTGCCCTTTAGGTAGCGCACCATTTAGTTGATCAATCATTTGACCATTTTTGAACACCATAATCGTTGGGATGCTACGAATGCGGTATTGGGCTGCCAACGCTTGCTGGGCTTCGGTATCTATTTTCACAAATCGAGCAACACCTTCTTTTTCTGCTGCCACATCTTCAAAAATAGGTGCAAAGCCGACGCATGGATTACACCATGGGGCCCAGAAATCGACAACAACGGGGGTTTCGCTTTGAATTAATGAAAGGAAGTTATCCGTTGTTCCTTCAACTGGCTTACCATCAATCAACTTTTCTTTACAAGCACCACATGTTGCAGACTCTTCAACACGTTCAATTGGTAAACGGTTCATTGCTTTACAGTGAGGGCAGCGGGTTGTCATTGTTGTCATCATTTTTATTCCTATACTGACTATGTTCGCAATGTAACGATTTATAGGTGAAATCTAAAGTGGATTATTTCAATGGCTGCAATAGATAGAACCGATGATGTGATGGTGAGTGTGGTTTAGAGCAGTAATGACGCGGTGTTTTATCATATATAGGAGCCCTAGTGTTTTATGGTGATAGTGCTTTGAGCAAGTTAACGTTATTTTTTACGCCATGAGTGTGATACTGCTAAGGCGAGGGGTGTTTGAGTTGATGGTTTATCAAGTTTAGTGAGGTTCTGGGCTTGTGGTGTTGCTATACCTTGCTGCCATAAGGTACGCAAGTGTATGAAACGCCGGAAAAGGGGAGAGAATAGACTAATAATATCCATTGCTAACCAAGGAAGTGGTGTAATAAAGACGGGCTTGCCTGAACTCAGCGCAAGGCAGCGTGCTATATCAGCAATGCTGGCTTCGTGACCTGCATAATAACTGATATGGAGCGAGGCTTGATTGGTTTGGCTTGGGCAATCTTCCAAGTGGGTGGCAATAGAATTAGCAAGGTCAGGTAAGTAGGTCCAGTGGTGCTGTAAATTTGTGGCGCTTGGCGATTGGATGTAAAGCCGATTATCTGTTTCTTTGATTAATAGCCCTAAATAGCCTTCGCTGTTGCGGCAGTCCAAAGTATGCCCTAGGCAGACTACATGTATTTGTTGGCAATGCGGACGTGCTGCTTCTAACCGTTTAAGCAATTTGTTAGGCACTGATACAGGTATCGGAGACTTTTTACGCCAGAAAGCCAAGGAGGGTAGCCAGTTTGTACTGAAGTCATATTGGTTAGTGGTAATGACCAATTGAAGATGAAGGTTTTCGCATAACGATATGATGGTTTCTAAGGAAAAGGGGGCGCAGCTATCGTCACTTTCATAAGGCTGGTGAAAAAAAACAGTGTCGACTTCTTCAGCGAGTTGGTAGAGAAAATCCAGATCTTCAGGGAGTAACTCGGCTAGGGTTAAATTTGCCAGTACAGGGGCTTTGGTGTCAGTGTTACTAACCACTCCAAGGACTTCCCACTCATGCTGGGTCAAAGACTCACACAAGCATGCTCCCATCACATGCTCAACACCTAAGACTAAGGCTCTTTTCATCGTTATCTCTCATAACTGATTATTCATCGTTTTATTCTGTTTATTTTCTGTTGCTTTATCTTTTATAGCGAATCAAACCCAAGCTTGACTATTGTTTTATATAGAATCAAAACGGATTGCGAAGTTTATCGCATAACACATGAAGCTTGGATGTAAGAGCTTGATTCAAGTGCGGTATGTGTTGCGCGCATTGCTTATGTATGAGCGTTAATTGATTTGGAGGGTGATTATTTTCTGCGTTGATTAGGCTTTGGTTTAGCCGTGAGTGGATAATTTCAGCGTATATATTCAACTGGGTGTGCTTGTTTTCGATGTTTAAATATTAAAAATTAGTTGAGTTACCGAGCCAGCTCTCACTTTTTTGCTAAACTAAAGTTTAAAATACGATGTAAATTTAAACAAAAGCAAACGATGTCCCCTGTTTTTTTTGATCTTAACCAGTGATTTTTGAAATTTTCACTAATATCTGAAAACAAAAGTTGAGTTTTTCAAAAAAAATTGAATAATACCAACATAACATAAAGTACTGAGAAGATGCGGCTCCACACATTTTCATCGGTGATAGTTAATGACGTGTACGGGACATTGATGTCCTCTCTACCCTAGATATGATGAGATAACCATGAGCAATTCACTAGTTCTTGTAATTAATTCTGGTAGTTCTTCCCTTAAATTCGCTTTGATCGATACTGTTGTCGGTGACGCAGTACTGAGCGGTCTTGGTGAGTGCTTTGGCCTTCCAGAAGCTAACGTTAGCTGGAAATACAACGGTGAGAAAAGTGAATACGCGCTAAGCGAAGGTAATCACCACCAACTTGCTGTTGACCGCATCGTTGCACTAGTTGAAGAACTAGGTCTAAAAGATGACATTATCGCTGTTGGTCACCGTGTTGTTCACGGCGGCGAGAAGTTCACAAGCACAGTTAAGCTTGATGAATCTGTACTAGAAGAAATCGAAAACCTAAGCGATCTTGCACCACTTCATAACCCAGCTCACGTTATCGGTATGCGCGCATCTATGGCAGCATTCCCAACGTTATCTCAATACGCTGTTTTTGATACTGCATTCCACCAAACAATGCCTGCTAAGGCATACACTGGTGCTATCTCTCGCAAGCTATACGAAGACTACGGTATCCGTCGTTACGGTTTCCACGGCACAAGCCACTACTTTGTAAGCCGTGAAGCAGCAAAAATGGTTAATAAGCCAATCGAAGAGAGCAGCTTTATCTCTGTTCACCTTGGTAACGGCGCGTCTGTTTGTGCTATCAAAAATGGCATGAGCGTAGATACAAGCATGGGCTTCACGCCACTTGCAGGTCTTATGATGGGTACACGTTGTGGTGACCTTGACCCAAGCATCATCGAGTTCCTTCTGAAGAAAGGTTGGACTCAAGAAGAAGTATTCGACGAACTAAACAAGAAATCTGGCCTGTTAGGTGTTTCTGGCCTAACAAGCGATTGCCGTGGTGTTATCGAAGCGATGGAAAATGGCCACGAAGGCGCAACACTAGCATTCGAACTATTCTGTTACCGAGTTGCTAAGTACGTTGGTTCTTACATGGTTGCGCTAGACGAACTAGACGGCATCATCTTCACCGCTGGTATTGGTGAAAACTCACAGCCTATCCGTAGCAAGATTCTAGAAAACCTAAAAATCTTTGGCTACCGTGAAGATGAAGCAGCGAACGCAGCAGCGCGTTTTGGCAACAAAGGTATCATTACTCAGCCAAACACACCGCTTGCTATGGTTATCCCTACGAATGAAGAGTGGGTAATCGCAAAAGAATCTATGGCGCTACTACACGCTTAATAGATTGACCCTGCGGGAACGGGGTTATTAGGAACGGGGAAGCGGCTCTGAGTATAGACTCAGAGCCGTTTTTTCATTTATGGCGATAATAAAATCAACTAAGCAAATTACCACTGCCGAGGTTTTAGGTAATTTTCTGAAAGGTTGTGCTCTGGTGAGTTAGGGGCAATGTGGTATTGGTATTCCCAGCGAGCTAATGGTGGCATAGACATTAAAATGGACTCTGTTCGTCCACCACTCTGAAGACCGAAAATCGTACCACGGTCATACACCAAGTTAAATTCTACGTAACGCCCCCGACGATATAGTTGGAACTCTCGCTCCCGTTCGGAAAAAGGTATAGATTTACGTTGCTCTATGATGGGCAGGTAGGCATCGATGTATCCTTGTCCAACAGCCTTAATGTAATCAAAGCAGCGTGTAAAACCCCATTCATTCAAATCATCAAAGAATAGACCACCCACGCCACGTGTTTCATTACGGTGAGGCAAGAAGAAATAGTCATCACACCAGGCTTTGTGCTCAGCATAAACATGCTCACCAAAAGGCTGACAAAGCTGTTTTGCTACTTGGTGCCATTGTTGACAGTCTTCTTCAAATGGATAGAAAGGCGTAAGGTCAAAACCACCACCAAACCACCATACTGGCGGTTGCCCTTCACGTTCCGCAATAAAAAAGCGCACATTGGCATGAGAAGTGGGGACGTACGGATTCTTGGGGTGGATAACCAAAGATACCCCCATAGCTTCAAAGTGGCAGCCAGCCAGTTCAGGGCGTTTCTCTGTTGCAGATGCCGGCAGAGTAGTGCCTTTTACATGGGAAAAGTTTACGCCACCTTGTTCTATGACGTTACCGTTGCGAATGACACGTGTACGACCTTCTCCTTGTAAACCTTCATCGCTGTTATTGCGCCAAGTGTCTTGTTGAAAAAGAGCTTGTCCGTCTTGTTGTTCTAAAGCGGTACAGATTTGGCTTTGAAGTTCTGTTAAAAACTGTAGAACAGATTTTTTATCAATAGCTTGTTGAGTCATGATTTCGTATTTCTAGCTGTTAGTGTGTTTTATCAAAAAACTTTTAGGTACAACTGGGTCAGGGCAAGAGGAAGCCAAACGGAGAGTTTGCTCCCAGCTATCAAGCCCATAAGTGCAATGAAGTATTTGCCTTGCGAAAGAATGAGTGACAGTGTCGCCTTTAATTTGCTTTGAGGTAATGCGCCTTTATCCAGTGATTTAGTTTCTTGTCGTGAATTTGTTGGCATATCTATGGTTTTATCCATTCCAATCACTCTTGTTTTATTCCGCTTCTTTTGGCGATGACCAAAAATTCAAATTAAATTGAGCATCATCACTTAGCTCAACGCGATGCCAGTATTGCGGTGGGCTGGTTGAGAATTGCCCTGCTGGGATCACGATTTTCATTTCATGCTGCTCGGCCTCTTTGCTGCCATAACCGTAGAAGGTCACTTCGCCAGCCATTACGCATAGCTGAGCAAAAACACCTTTTCGAGTGTTATGACGATTGAGTAGGGCGCTTGGTACAGTGTCTTTAGTGAAGAAAGGTGTTGATCGTTGAATGGTCCAATCGGCTGGAATAATTTGATGAGACATAATGAACTCCTTAGTTTGATAATGCTGGATAAGTCAGTGAATGCGAAACGAAGTATTTACTTACACTTAAGTATTCAAACTGAACCAAGTTGTAAGGCGTGTTTTGATGAACTTGTATTTTGTGTTCAGATATTGCTAATAAACATTGAGTTTCAGCTTGTTGGCATTGAAAGCACTCAATACCCAATTCTGGGGTGAAATTTTCAAGATATAACTCGTGCATGCTTACCTCGCCTTTGTTCAGTTCTCACCGAGTTCCACTGTCGTTTCTTATTTGTTGTGCTAGTTATATATTGCATTGCACGTGCCAATATAAAAACTCAATATATACAATGACTTGAGTTTTGTTGAGACTGTTTTTTGTTAAAAAGATAATGGTTGGCTATTGTTAAATTGATAAATTCTTTATCATGATGACAATTGTGATTTGTGAGGCTCGTATGATGGAGCAAGTAAGTAAAGAGTGGGTACAAGTTGCGTTAGGTATAACTTCGGGGATGTCTAATACTGAGCGCTTTACCCAGCTGCTTTCAACCGTTAATCAAACCTTAAAAAGTGATGCGTCAGCACTACTGCTGTTTAAAGATCAGCAGTTTGTACCATTAGCCATAAATGGATTAAGCCATGATGTGCTTGGACGGCGTTTTGATATTCAACAGCACCCTAGGCTAGAAGTGATTGCACGTGCAGGGGATGTCGTACGTTTTCCAGCAGACAGTGATTTAGCTGATCCTTATGATGGACTGATCCCGAATCATGATGATGAATTGAAGGTGCATGCGTGTATTGGTTTGCCCTTGATGCAGGAAGATCGCTTAATTGGTGCACTGACTATCGATGCATTTGATCCTGAGCGTTTTGATCGTTTATCCAATAACTCATTGCGTATGATCAGCGCGTTGGCATCGAGTAGCCTTAACACGGCGTTGCTACAAGAAAAGCTCGAGAAATCAACGGGCTTTACCCCTCCTGAAAACCGCTCATTAAAAATGGCCAGTGAAGCCGTTGATATTATTGGCCAATCTGCGGGTATCGCGACGCTTAAACAACATATTGGCGTAGTGGCTAATACCGATCTTTCTGTGTTGATCATGGGTGAAACCGGGGTTGGTAAAGAGTTAGTTGCGAAGTCAATTCATCATCAATCGGATCGTGCTGATAAGCCGATGATTTACTTAAACTGCGCTGCTTTGCCTGAATCTGTGGCGGAAAGTGAATTGTTTGGTCATGTCAAAGGAGCTTTTACAGGCGCGATCAGTAACCGCAGAGGCAAATTTGAACTTGCTGATGGTGGCACACTGTTTCTTGATGAAATTGGTGAGCTGTCGTTGCCACTGCAAGCCAAGTTACTGCGTGCATTACAATATGGTGATATACAGCGTGTGGGTGATGAAAAGAACATTAAGGTTGATGTTAGGATCATTGCTGCAACCAATAGGATCATGCCTGAAGAGGTGGTTGCAGAGCGCTTTCGTGCCGATTTGTATCATCGTTTAAGTGTATTCCCTATTACCGTGCCACCGTTGAGAGAACGCGACAAAGATGTGGTGCTTCTGGCGGGGTTTTTCGCTGAGCGCTGCGCCGCAAAGTTAGGGGGGGCAACCATTCGCTTAGATGCCCAAGTACTACGTATGATTCAATCATATTCTTGGCGAGGAAATGTGCGTGAGCTAGAGCATGCTATTAACCGTGCTGCGGTATTAGCACGTGCGGAAAGTGTTGATGAGCTCTTGCTACTTTTGCCGCATCACTTCAACTTTGCTAAACCGGGGGCTTTAAGCACTCGTTCTGGAGTGGATGGCACACGTGGTGATAGCGTTGTTACAGACACCGGTATGGATAAGGCTGCAACATATCCATTGGATGATGAACTAGACTTTGCAGCTTACTGTGAACTGGGCTTAAAAGAGGCATTGGATCAGTTTCAATCGGCGTTAGTGGCGAAAGTGTACAACACGAATAAGCAAAACCTGAGTCAAACTGCCCGTGACTTAAAAGTGAATCCTGGAAATTTACACCGTTTGATGAAGCGATTGCAGTTGAAGTGAAAATCAATCAATTAGTTTTGTTATATTAACAATATATTGTGTTTTTGATAATACTCTGATTTTGTCATAAAGATAATCATTAATTTTAGTTTTCAATTAAATCAATGATTTAAAGGTTGGCACGAAAGTTGGTTTACAAGAGTGAACGTAAACCGCTTTGGGAGTCAAAAATGACAAAACAAAAATTTTCCCTGATCGCGCTCGTGATTGTATGTGTGACTTCATTCGCCATACTTCTGAGCTTAGGGAGTGAGATCTATCGTCAAGCACCACCTATCCCTGATCGTGTAGTGACATTATCGGGTGAGGTGGTATTCACGAAGGAAGATATACAAAATGGACAATTGGTATGGCGCTCGATGGGAGGGCACCAATTGGGATCAATTTGGGGGCATGGTGCGTATGTTGCCCCTGATTGGACCGCAGATTGGCTTCATCGTGAAGCTGAAATGTGGCTAGAGTCTGCGGCGCA
The nucleotide sequence above comes from Photobacterium swingsii. Encoded proteins:
- the trxC gene encoding thioredoxin TrxC, whose translation is MTTMTTRCPHCKAMNRLPIERVEESATCGACKEKLIDGKPVEGTTDNFLSLIQSETPVVVDFWAPWCNPCVGFAPIFEDVAAEKEGVARFVKIDTEAQQALAAQYRIRSIPTIMVFKNGQMIDQLNGALPKGQFSEWLDGTLSN
- a CDS encoding Rossmann-fold NAD(P)-binding domain-containing protein, giving the protein MKRALVLGVEHVMGACLCESLTQHEWEVLGVVSNTDTKAPVLANLTLAELLPEDLDFLYQLAEEVDTVFFHQPYESDDSCAPFSLETIISLCENLHLQLVITTNQYDFSTNWLPSLAFWRKKSPIPVSVPNKLLKRLEAARPHCQQIHVVCLGHTLDCRNSEGYLGLLIKETDNRLYIQSPSATNLQHHWTYLPDLANSIATHLEDCPSQTNQASLHISYYAGHEASIADIARCLALSSGKPVFITPLPWLAMDIISLFSPLFRRFIHLRTLWQQGIATPQAQNLTKLDKPSTQTPLALAVSHSWRKK
- a CDS encoding acetate/propionate family kinase; this encodes MSNSLVLVINSGSSSLKFALIDTVVGDAVLSGLGECFGLPEANVSWKYNGEKSEYALSEGNHHQLAVDRIVALVEELGLKDDIIAVGHRVVHGGEKFTSTVKLDESVLEEIENLSDLAPLHNPAHVIGMRASMAAFPTLSQYAVFDTAFHQTMPAKAYTGAISRKLYEDYGIRRYGFHGTSHYFVSREAAKMVNKPIEESSFISVHLGNGASVCAIKNGMSVDTSMGFTPLAGLMMGTRCGDLDPSIIEFLLKKGWTQEEVFDELNKKSGLLGVSGLTSDCRGVIEAMENGHEGATLAFELFCYRVAKYVGSYMVALDELDGIIFTAGIGENSQPIRSKILENLKIFGYREDEAANAAARFGNKGIITQPNTPLAMVIPTNEEWVIAKESMALLHA
- the hemF gene encoding oxygen-dependent coproporphyrinogen oxidase: MTQQAIDKKSVLQFLTELQSQICTALEQQDGQALFQQDTWRNNSDEGLQGEGRTRVIRNGNVIEQGGVNFSHVKGTTLPASATEKRPELAGCHFEAMGVSLVIHPKNPYVPTSHANVRFFIAEREGQPPVWWFGGGFDLTPFYPFEEDCQQWHQVAKQLCQPFGEHVYAEHKAWCDDYFFLPHRNETRGVGGLFFDDLNEWGFTRCFDYIKAVGQGYIDAYLPIIEQRKSIPFSEREREFQLYRRGRYVEFNLVYDRGTIFGLQSGGRTESILMSMPPLARWEYQYHIAPNSPEHNLSENYLKPRQW
- a CDS encoding DUF1971 domain-containing protein, which translates into the protein MSHQIIPADWTIQRSTPFFTKDTVPSALLNRHNTRKGVFAQLCVMAGEVTFYGYGSKEAEQHEMKIVIPAGQFSTSPPQYWHRVELSDDAQFNLNFWSSPKEAE
- the norR gene encoding nitric oxide reductase transcriptional regulator NorR, whose protein sequence is MEQVSKEWVQVALGITSGMSNTERFTQLLSTVNQTLKSDASALLLFKDQQFVPLAINGLSHDVLGRRFDIQQHPRLEVIARAGDVVRFPADSDLADPYDGLIPNHDDELKVHACIGLPLMQEDRLIGALTIDAFDPERFDRLSNNSLRMISALASSSLNTALLQEKLEKSTGFTPPENRSLKMASEAVDIIGQSAGIATLKQHIGVVANTDLSVLIMGETGVGKELVAKSIHHQSDRADKPMIYLNCAALPESVAESELFGHVKGAFTGAISNRRGKFELADGGTLFLDEIGELSLPLQAKLLRALQYGDIQRVGDEKNIKVDVRIIAATNRIMPEEVVAERFRADLYHRLSVFPITVPPLRERDKDVVLLAGFFAERCAAKLGGATIRLDAQVLRMIQSYSWRGNVRELEHAINRAAVLARAESVDELLLLLPHHFNFAKPGALSTRSGVDGTRGDSVVTDTGMDKAATYPLDDELDFAAYCELGLKEALDQFQSALVAKVYNTNKQNLSQTARDLKVNPGNLHRLMKRLQLK